A window of Acetonema longum DSM 6540 contains these coding sequences:
- a CDS encoding lysozyme inhibitor LprI family protein, with protein MEARDQMNNHMVKKLLVAMLLVLGVIAIHFSQGAWAADETSLTEQKNENFQVDRSDPGFRGNQGEMNEAAYREFKRADDKLNAIYAQIFVKYKNNKLFLDKLTSAEIAWIKFRDAHLESIYPEKDTTMHYGSVYPMVYYIGKANLTWDRVKQLNQWLIDYPEGTLGLGSRGQINADTAKSSEKTDPNGPMLVQFGSNVASFVPNGWKLIKQASGDLNEDGLDDIAGVIEYDAPYRRGLEEAPPRILFIALKEKNGYRLSIQKNKFILKADEGGVWGDPFHSISVDRGSCLITFYGGSNYRWAYDLRFRYQNEGWYLIGFTAENWYTGTGNGEKEDYNLLTGVEIISTVEKNAIVHEEAVNRGKKVINLKDISEPFDVVKK; from the coding sequence ATGGAAGCACGAGACCAGATGAACAATCATATGGTGAAAAAACTATTGGTTGCTATGTTGCTCGTTTTAGGAGTAATTGCAATTCATTTCAGTCAAGGCGCCTGGGCGGCGGATGAGACTTCTCTAACCGAGCAGAAAAACGAGAATTTTCAAGTTGACCGTTCAGATCCGGGCTTCAGAGGGAATCAAGGAGAAATGAACGAGGCAGCATACAGAGAGTTTAAAAGAGCGGACGATAAATTAAATGCAATCTATGCGCAGATATTTGTCAAATATAAAAATAACAAATTGTTTTTGGACAAACTCACCAGTGCAGAAATAGCTTGGATTAAGTTTAGAGATGCTCATCTTGAATCTATCTATCCGGAAAAAGATACAACCATGCATTACGGAAGCGTCTATCCTATGGTTTACTATATTGGAAAGGCTAACTTGACTTGGGATAGAGTAAAACAATTAAACCAGTGGCTGATTGACTATCCAGAGGGGACGCTCGGGTTAGGCAGCCGGGGGCAGATAAACGCCGATACGGCAAAAAGCAGTGAAAAAACTGATCCGAATGGTCCAATGTTAGTGCAATTTGGGTCAAATGTTGCATCTTTTGTTCCCAATGGCTGGAAACTAATTAAGCAGGCATCGGGAGATTTAAATGAGGATGGTCTGGATGACATTGCCGGTGTGATAGAATATGACGCTCCTTATCGCAGGGGTTTGGAAGAAGCGCCGCCGCGTATTTTGTTTATCGCACTGAAAGAGAAAAATGGATATCGTTTATCCATTCAAAAAAATAAGTTTATTCTCAAGGCGGATGAGGGCGGAGTTTGGGGTGATCCGTTTCATAGCATATCAGTTGACCGTGGGTCATGTTTAATTACATTTTACGGCGGGAGCAATTATCGATGGGCATACGATCTTAGATTTAGATATCAAAATGAGGGATGGTATTTAATAGGGTTTACCGCAGAAAATTGGTATACAGGAACTGGAAACGGAGAAAAAGAAGATTATAATTTGCTTACTGGTGTTGAGATTATTTCAACGGTTGAAAAGAATGCTATAGTGCACGAAGAAGCTGTCAACAGAGGCAAAAAGGTGATCAACTTAAAAGATATTTCTGAGCCTTTTGATGTTGTAAAGAAGTGA